The DNA segment TTCCATATTCTCAAGCGTGGTGTAGCTGGTCACCTTGATACTCTGACGCACCTGTTCAATATTCTCGAACATGGACTTGGTCATGGAGTAGATAAGGTCAGTATCGGCATTCTTATTAACCACCAACACGTTCCATACTACTGGGGTGCTGAAGGCAGGTACTTTGCGGTATGCCTCAGCTGGCACCTCTAATGGTTGGAATGATGGCATCGCTTCGCTGACTTTTGCTAGTTCATCAGACGTGAATGACAACATTCTAATGTCGCGAGTCAATGTAAGCTCTGTCACCGCGCCCACGCCTAAGCTCCCCACAATGACACCCGCATCAATTTGGCCATTCGCCAATGCAGAAGTGGTCGCAGTGTAATTTAAGCTCTGAGCTTTAAGGTCATCTTCAGAAATACCTAAAGCGGCAAGAATACCAATCGCGGCGGTGCGAGTACCTGATCCCGGCGCACCAAGCGAGACTTTTTTACCTTTAAGATCTTGAATGGATTGTATATCGGAGTTGGCTGGCACCATAAAGTGCACGACATTCGGATACAAAGCAGATACGACGGCCACATCCATTTTAGCTGGGAAAGGTTCAGTGCCATTGTAGGCTTTCAACACCACACTACCCATAGCAATACCAGCAAGCTGTTTATTGGTCGCCACTTTAATGCTGTTCTCAACAGAACCTGCCGTTACCTCTGCACGCATATTAAAGTCAGGCAGAGTCTCACCCCAAATCTTAGCCAACGTACCACCCAACGGATAGTAAGTGCCGCTTTGGCTACCTGTACCAATGGTGTAGTTATCTGCCATTGCTGTGAAAGACATTGCGCCTGCGATCAGCGCTGCAACCAATCCCTTTGATATTTTCTTCATTCTTTACGCCCTGTAATGTGGTTAACTTATTCACAATAATCACATTTAGCGTAGTCACTCTAACCCGCTCAAGGCATTAGACTTTGGTAGAATGAGACATGCGATCACATATCTCACTCATTTTTCGAAGATTTTGTTACTTATGCCACTTCTTCGTAAGACTATCAAGTGCTTTAGGAACCGCTGCTTTTATCAAACTTGGCGCGGCTTTTTTACCTGTTTTAGAAATTCTATCCCACTGTTTTTTGAGTCCCTTGCCTCTTTTCGCCGCTTCCAAACGCTGGCGATTACGCTGCACATTAAACGCGTCAACTATCCCTTCACCTAGCCAATGACGCAATTCATCGACACCAAAATGTGGTTTATCATCAGAAATAGACAGCGGCAGTACTTTATAGAAACCCAACAACTGTTGATTGAATGCCATCGCCTTAACAATCATCTGCTCCTTCTCTGATTTAGGATCACTTAACTCAAATGGCGGCTGCCATTGCTCTTGAGGCTGCAACTTATCGACCTGATTGAGAACACCAAGTACGACTGGGCGTTTCCGCGATATATTGCTCGAATGCGCATAAAACTCTTCTAACCGCTCCTGAAACGCCGTATCGAGTGCTCTTGCCGACTGTGACGCCTTCAATACCCACAGAACAACATCAGCTTGAACCACTTCACTAAGTGCTGAACTCTCGATTTGTTCACTGCCATCAAAGCCAGGCAGATCAACAATCACAATCGGCTGCTCGCCAACCATCGCACGGTAAGTGGTGGTGTGGTCGGTTGAAGGCAGCACATCCACCTCTGCAACAAACTCCTCTTTCAGTTCATTGATTAGTGAAGATTTGCCTGCGCCAGTTTGTCCAACTAACACGATACGAATAGGCTCTAACTCTACCGCGGTTCGCTCTCTGTCTGCCCTGGCAATCTGTGACACCGTCACGTCGATATCATCGAAACTGAAGCGTCCGCTATAGAGTTCAATCGCAACAAAGGCAACCTCATCTATAAGCGCCTGCTTAGCCGCAAACTGCAAATCATCCACCATACCCCGTGTCATGTTGGCACTGAATTGTTGAGTACCAATATCTGCAATCGCTTTCGCCGGATTAATATAGAGATTCTTTGCGTGATTAAGCCAGATCGCGGCCTTAAACACATGTTTACCGACATCGCCATAGCGATCATAAAGGTCATAACCTGACTTGATATGGGAGACTTTGACCGCATCCACAGCAAAGCCATACTCATCGAGCAAAACTCGGTAGCGTCGACTCACCTCTTCAAAGAGCTTAAGCCCCTCTGGCACGGTAAAATCCAGCGCTTTTTTATCGTATTCAACGGCAACGAACTCCAAGATACTGAGCCCTGCAGTATCCAAATTGCTCCAATTATCATCTTGCTCAAGCAGCGAGTTGCCATAGGCTCGACTGCGCTGCCATATCTTGAGCTCAGCTTCAGACCAATCTTGCGAGGGCTTTACTAGGCCCTGTTCATTATCTGGAGCAGATTCAACGGGCTCAGCCTCTCTTGCTTCAGGGCTCATCGTGTTATCTTGCTTTGAACTTCGATATGCCGAAATAAGCGGAATAGAGACCACCAAGGTGCCAGTCGCAACCGTGAGTGACAAAGGCAACAGATAACCATATTTGAATGCCAGCCCCACCCCAAACAGCGCCATAATCAACACAGGTAAGATTGTGGAGATGACTGCAATGCCCCAGCGCCCGCCTGATAAATGCGAGAGCAGGATAAACAAATGTTTAATCTTTTTCATAACCCGAGGCTGCCTTTCCTTTCTTTAGTGCATCACGATAGATTGATTGCATCTGTTCCACTGACACTGCCTCACCTTTACTCTTGTGATAAAAGTAGTAACAGGCCGCTCGACCCAGACCATAAGTCGTACCAAAGCTCATTGCCGCAGCTGTGATCGCACCAACGGTTTGACCATAACCGGGGATCAGTTTAACTATCTGACGCGAGGCTAGCTTCACCGAATACTGCACAGCAACGCTGCTACCCAAGGCTCCAACAAGCTCACTGAATGCACGTTTGTTCCATTCAACCCCATATTGATTGGCTAAGCTATGCAGCATCTTCCCCTGTATCGCGGGTACAGAGACTAACCCGACAGCAGGAATCAGATCGGACGCAGATGCGGTACCGCTATACCACAGCACTTCCTTCTCCAATTGCGAGAAATTCTGCTCTTCCGCATTTGCGTGTTCATCTTCATCCATCATTAACCCAACGACAGGGAGTAGCTGCGTGAGCGCATTAACCAAGTCTTGCTGATGATAAATTTCACCCGACTCACCACAAAAGTCGACATCAATACTGCTGACTTCTCCGCCCCAAGTGTCCATCACCAGTTGCTTCTGATGGTCAATCAAGCGTTGCCGCTCTTCGTGCACGTACTCTTGAGCGGCGGTGTGAACCAACAATAAGTGCTTAACCCGTTTTTGTTTTCTAATCTGTTTGAGTGCATTGATCACTGCGCTTTGCTCAACCTCACCCAATTTCATTACCACAACAAGGGCATGACTGGTCTTGGACAACAGCGCAATATCATCATCTGGTTGATAGCCTGCTTCGCCGAGTCCTCTAGAATCCAAAAATCGAATCACCGGTTGAGCTTTGGGATAGTCATACGCCGATGAATGCATAGTACACGGCTCGAAGCCATTACCAATTTGAGCACTGCTCTCTCCGGTCAACGCCTGAATAAGCGAAGACTTACCCGCCCCAGTCTTACCCAGTAGCCACAGGGTTGGCAGGTGTTGACGCTGATATTCATGCGCTTTGGTCAGGTCAGGGTTTTCGTTCGGATTGATAAACTCTTTGATTTTTTCGAACATGGCGCCTCGATTTATGCCTTTACAGTGACTTGCATAGATTGTTTTCAGTGTAACCTACTGATGTCAGCCTTGAAATAACTGGTTAATCGACTCTGTATCCTTCTGTGAACATGCTAAACTCTACCGCATCTTATGGGGTGACCCATTTATTTGTATCAAGAGAAATACCATGCCCTTTTCCAGACTAGGCTTAAGCCAACCCATTACTGATGCCATTAATGAACTTGGTTACACAAAGCCAACCACAATCCAAAACAAGGCCATCCCTGTCATCTTAAACGGTGAAGATTTGATTGCTGCTGCGCAAACCGGTACCGGTAAAACTGCGAGCTTTGTTTTACCTATTTTGGAAAAACTCAAAGACAGTGAAACTCAGCGTAAAAAGCGTATTCGTGCTCTTATCTTGGCACCAACACGCGAGCTCGCGATTCAGGTTGAATCTAAGGTTCAAGAGTACGGCAAGCACCTAAACCTTACCTCACTTGCGATGTACGGTGGTGTTGATGAGCAATCACAAAAGCAAGCGCTGATTGAAGGTGTGGATATTCTGGTGGCGACGCCGGGACGACTGCTTGATATGTACGGCAAACGTGCTGTCTACTTTGAAGAAGTGGAAATTTTGGTTCTTGATGAAGCTGACCGCATGCTGGATATGGGCTTTATCGACGACATCAATAAGATTCTTGACCGCTTGCCTGTCGATATTCAAAACCTGCTGTTCTCTGCCACTCTATCGAACAAGGTACGTGATCTGGCAAAGACAGCGGTTCATGACCCATACGAGATTTCCATTGCTGCGAATGCTGCGTCTAAGAAAAATATCGAACAGTGGTTAATCACGGTTGATAAAGACATGAAATCTTCACTATTGAGCCACCTAATCAAAGAAAACGACTGGGACCAAGCGCTCATCTTTATCGAGACGAAACATGGTGCTGCCAAGCTAGCGAGTCAACTAGAAAAGCGCGGCATTGAAGCAGAAGCCTTCCACAGCGGTCGTAGCCAAGCGATTCGCTCTCAACTGCTAGCCGACTTCAAAGCAGGCAAAATCAAATACATGATCGCAACGGGTGTCGGTGCTCGTGGTATCGATATCGAGGGACTCACTCGCGTGATCAACTATGATTTGCCATTCCCTGCCGACGAATACGTACACCGCATTGGTCGTACAGGTCGTGCTGACGCGCAAGGTGAAGCGATCTCCTTTGTGTCAAAAGACAACTTCAAAAACTTGTGCATGATTGAGAGCCGTTTAGGTCACCTGATCGAGCGACGCGTCATCGAAGGCTTTGAGCCGCGTAAACCTGTTCCTATCTCTATTCTTAACTATGTGCCTAAACACAAACGTGTGAACAAGGAAGACTGATGGACGCGCCAACGGAAATCACCTTTTTCGAGTTTCTGACACCGCTGATTACGACGGGTAAGAAAACCATCACTATTCGTGATGAGGCAGAGTCTCACTACGTTCCGGGGACGGTGGTTGATGTCTACACATTAGAATCAAAGTCGCATGTAGGAAAAATTAAAATTGAAGCCGTTGAGCCCCTCAATTTTGACGATATTGGTGAATTTCACGCTGAGCAAGAGCATATTCCCTTGCCTGAGTTAAAGGTGCTGATTCACGATATTTACCCTAATATCGACAAACTATTTATGATCACCTTTAAATTAGTCTAAAACTATGATCTTTGTGTGGGTACTAACCGTGCCCACACTCCTTTACTATCGCTAACTCACCAAATATCAGGGATTTACTCTCGTAACCACCTAGTCTCTCAAACGCTTGCCTGTGCCTTTAAATACTCACTCCGAGCCAATAATTTGTATTTATTCAATATCTTACCTAGGCTTAAATTGAATTCATTGAAATCACAGGACAAATTATGAAATGGAAATTAGCGGCGTTAGCCGTAGCAACCACATTGAGTGCTCAAGCTTATGCACAAGATTGTGGCGAGGTCAGTATTGCCGATATGAACTGGAATTCGGCTAGCCTCATCGCTAACGTAGACCGCTTTATTCTTGAACACGGTTATGGATGTGATGCCGAGCTTGTACCCGGTGACACCATGCCAACCGCCACCTCGATGATTGAGAAAGGCCAGCCAGACATTGCTCCAGAGCTTTGGACAAACTCCGTGAAAGAGGCGTTGGAGCAAGGTATCGCTGAAGGACGCCTAACTCGCGCAGGTGAATCCCTTGTTGAAGGCGGGGAAGAAGGCTTCTGGGTGCCGGCATACCTCGTTGAAAAGTATCCAGAATTAGCCACAGCTGAAGGACTCAAACAACACCCTGAGCTATTCAAACACCCAGAAAATCCCGATGTTGGTGGCTTGTATGGCTGTCCTGCAGGTTGGGGTTGCCAAATTTCTGTATCCAACCTGTTTGATGCACTGGAAATGGATAAAGCAGGCTTTGAGCTTATCGACCCAGGCTCAGGTGCCGGTCTGTCTGGCTCAATTGCTAAAGCTTATGAACGCGGCGAAGGCTGGGCTGGCTACTACTGGGCACCCACCGCCATCCTCGGCAAATACGATATGGTGAAAGTTGACTTTGGTAGTGGCGTCGATGAAGAAGAGTTCCTCTCTTGTACAACGCAAGTAGACTGCGCAGATCCGAAAGTCACCATGTACCCGAAATCGCCAGTAAGTACGGTCGTCGCTACTGAGTTCTCTAAATCGAACCCAGACGTGATGGAATATCTCAGCAAACGTGGCTTCACAAACAGTGACATGAACGCACTTCTCGCATGGATGGAAGACGAACAAGCTAACGCTGAAGAAGCGATGTTCCACTTCTTTGAGTCGCAACCAGAAATCTGGAAAGCATGGGTATCTGAAGATGTAGCAAGCAAAATCGCTGCTGAACTGTAAAACCTGATCAAGCACCCAAGTATTGTAATCCACTGTACTTGGGTGTTATTCATTTGTTAAGGTGGATATAGCAACAGTTCATAACATCATGAGCTGAGTAACGTTGTTTAAGGATAGAACAATGGCTGACAGTAGTTGGTTGACCAGCTTCCCTGAAATGGAAAGGTCGACTATGCGTACCATACGTAAAACACTAGATGGTGCTTATAAAGATTTCTCGCGAGAATATGGCGACTTCATAGAATCCCTATTCGACCCCCTCCTCTCCTTCTTAATCTGGTTTGAAAAGCTCCTTCTCAGTACTCCTTGGTGGCTAGTATTAATCGTCTGTACGGGCCTAGTGTACGTTGCCAGTCGCTCTGCAAAGCTGGCCGTAGCCTGTGTCGTATCCCTACTTTTGATTGGTTACTTTGGCATGTGGGAAGATACCATGCGCACCCTTAGTATCATTACGGTGTGTACTCTCTTGGCGATCGTGCTCGGTATCCCAATTGGTATTGCGATGGCGCGCTCTAACCGCGTTCAAGCCTTTGTCACCCCGATGCTCGACATAATGCAAACCATGCCTGCGTTTGTCTATTTGATCCCTGTCGTCATGCTTCTGGGCATTGGTAAAATACCCGGTTTAATTGCGGTAGTTATCTATGCTATCCCGCCTGTGATTCGCTTAACGAACCTTGGGATTCGACTTGTCGATAAAGAAGTCATGGAGGCGGCTACCGCCTTTGGTGCGAGCCGCAAGCAACGCCTCTTTGGTGTCCAGTTGCCTCTGGCCATGCCAACCATCATGGCGGGCATCAACCAAACCATCATGATGGCGCTGTCGATGGTGGTCATTGCCTCGATGATTGGCGTAAAAGGCTTAGGACAACCCGTGTTGAAGTCCATCACCAATCAATACTTCACTCTAGGGCTACTCAATGGTTTTGCTATCGTTGCAATGGCCATCTTGATTGACCGCGCTTCTCAGGCCTATGCCAAGCGAACTCAAGAGCATTTAGGAGACCACAAGCATGACTAAGCCGCTAATTGAAATTTCCGGTCTCTACAAAATATTCGGCCCCAAGCCTGAGTCTGTGTTGCCTCTTGTCAAAGAAGGTTTGAGTAAGGATGAGGTGCTCTCACAAACAGGCCACACCGTGGGTCTAAAGGACATCAACCTTGAAATCCACAAAGGCGAAATCTTCGTGATTATGGGACTTTCAGGGTCAGGTAAATCCACCTTGATCCGCCACTTCAACCGCTTAATCGACCCTACCAAGGGTAAGATTGACGTGGAAGGCTCGGATGTCATGCAGATGAACTCGAAAGAGCTGGAAGAGTTTCGTCGCCATAAGATGTCGATGGTATTCCAGCGCTTTGGCTTATTTCCACACCGCAAGGTCATAGACAACGTTGGCTATGGGCTCGAAGTGCAAGGGATGAAGAAAGAGGAGCGCAATAAGCACGCACAAGAGTGGTTAGAGACTGTTGGCTTAAAAGGCTATGAAGAACAATATCCTTCACAGCTGTCTGGCGGTCAGCAGCAGCGTGTTGGCCTAGCTCGTGCACTATGTACGAACGCAGAAATCTTATTGATGGACGAGGCCTTTTCCGCGCTCGACCCTCTGATCCGCAGTGAAATGCAAGACCAGTTGATTGAGCTACAAGAGAAGCTTCATAAGACCATTGTCTTCATCACCCACGACCTTGATGAAGCCCTTCGCTTGGGGGACCGCATTGCTATCTTAAAAGATGGCGATCTGGTCCAAACAGGTACACCTGACGACATTCTGCTTAACCCTGCTGACGATTATGTAGAAGCCTTTGTTAAAGATGTGAATCGCGCTCGTGCCCTGACGGTAGAAACCGTGATGCAAAAACCAGCCCTTCGTATTACTGCTGTGACGATCGAGGATGCGTTGAAGCAGATGAAGATGAAGAAGCAGGACTATGGCTATCATGTCACCGACAATGAGTACCAAGGTCTAATCACCAAAGAAGGCTTAACTGAGGCGGCGGAGGACGATTCTGTGTCTGACAACATTGAACCAGAATTGTATGAAGACGTTCCGACGGTAACACCTGATCTCGCCATCGAAGAGGTGTTGACGGACTCTATGTCGTCTGACTACTCGCTTCCTGTTGTGGATGAAGAGGGTCACCTCAAGGGCGAATTGGAAAGAGAAAAAGTGGCCGATATCTTCGCCGAAAAATCCAAAGCGGATACTGGAAGCTAACTATAACCTGCACCCAAAACACCGTAAAGCCAAGCAACATGCTTGGCTTTGTTCTATCTACTGCGACACTAAAATAAATTTGAAAAGAATGGAGCGTACCGAAACAGACAAGTGTTTGAGCTTAACCCCAAGTTTTCAGTGCAGCCGCACGGTAGTATGGTGACATCAACATATACACTCTAAAAATAAAGGCTGGGCTTAGCATCCAAATCATCGCAACCGC comes from the Vibrio astriarenae genome and includes:
- a CDS encoding GTPase family protein produces the protein MKKIKHLFILLSHLSGGRWGIAVISTILPVLIMALFGVGLAFKYGYLLPLSLTVATGTLVVSIPLISAYRSSKQDNTMSPEAREAEPVESAPDNEQGLVKPSQDWSEAELKIWQRSRAYGNSLLEQDDNWSNLDTAGLSILEFVAVEYDKKALDFTVPEGLKLFEEVSRRYRVLLDEYGFAVDAVKVSHIKSGYDLYDRYGDVGKHVFKAAIWLNHAKNLYINPAKAIADIGTQQFSANMTRGMVDDLQFAAKQALIDEVAFVAIELYSGRFSFDDIDVTVSQIARADRERTAVELEPIRIVLVGQTGAGKSSLINELKEEFVAEVDVLPSTDHTTTYRAMVGEQPIVIVDLPGFDGSEQIESSALSEVVQADVVLWVLKASQSARALDTAFQERLEEFYAHSSNISRKRPVVLGVLNQVDKLQPQEQWQPPFELSDPKSEKEQMIVKAMAFNQQLLGFYKVLPLSISDDKPHFGVDELRHWLGEGIVDAFNVQRNRQRLEAAKRGKGLKKQWDRISKTGKKAAPSLIKAAVPKALDSLTKKWHK
- a CDS encoding ABC transporter substrate-binding protein — encoded protein: MKWKLAALAVATTLSAQAYAQDCGEVSIADMNWNSASLIANVDRFILEHGYGCDAELVPGDTMPTATSMIEKGQPDIAPELWTNSVKEALEQGIAEGRLTRAGESLVEGGEEGFWVPAYLVEKYPELATAEGLKQHPELFKHPENPDVGGLYGCPAGWGCQISVSNLFDALEMDKAGFELIDPGSGAGLSGSIAKAYERGEGWAGYYWAPTAILGKYDMVKVDFGSGVDEEEFLSCTTQVDCADPKVTMYPKSPVSTVVATEFSKSNPDVMEYLSKRGFTNSDMNALLAWMEDEQANAEEAMFHFFESQPEIWKAWVSEDVASKIAAEL
- a CDS encoding DEAD/DEAH box helicase encodes the protein MPFSRLGLSQPITDAINELGYTKPTTIQNKAIPVILNGEDLIAAAQTGTGKTASFVLPILEKLKDSETQRKKRIRALILAPTRELAIQVESKVQEYGKHLNLTSLAMYGGVDEQSQKQALIEGVDILVATPGRLLDMYGKRAVYFEEVEILVLDEADRMLDMGFIDDINKILDRLPVDIQNLLFSATLSNKVRDLAKTAVHDPYEISIAANAASKKNIEQWLITVDKDMKSSLLSHLIKENDWDQALIFIETKHGAAKLASQLEKRGIEAEAFHSGRSQAIRSQLLADFKAGKIKYMIATGVGARGIDIEGLTRVINYDLPFPADEYVHRIGRTGRADAQGEAISFVSKDNFKNLCMIESRLGHLIERRVIEGFEPRKPVPISILNYVPKHKRVNKED
- the yqfB gene encoding N(4)-acetylcytidine aminohydrolase, with protein sequence MDAPTEITFFEFLTPLITTGKKTITIRDEAESHYVPGTVVDVYTLESKSHVGKIKIEAVEPLNFDDIGEFHAEQEHIPLPELKVLIHDIYPNIDKLFMITFKLV
- a CDS encoding ABC transporter permease yields the protein MADSSWLTSFPEMERSTMRTIRKTLDGAYKDFSREYGDFIESLFDPLLSFLIWFEKLLLSTPWWLVLIVCTGLVYVASRSAKLAVACVVSLLLIGYFGMWEDTMRTLSIITVCTLLAIVLGIPIGIAMARSNRVQAFVTPMLDIMQTMPAFVYLIPVVMLLGIGKIPGLIAVVIYAIPPVIRLTNLGIRLVDKEVMEAATAFGASRKQRLFGVQLPLAMPTIMAGINQTIMMALSMVVIASMIGVKGLGQPVLKSITNQYFTLGLLNGFAIVAMAILIDRASQAYAKRTQEHLGDHKHD
- a CDS encoding quaternary amine ABC transporter ATP-binding protein, giving the protein MTKPLIEISGLYKIFGPKPESVLPLVKEGLSKDEVLSQTGHTVGLKDINLEIHKGEIFVIMGLSGSGKSTLIRHFNRLIDPTKGKIDVEGSDVMQMNSKELEEFRRHKMSMVFQRFGLFPHRKVIDNVGYGLEVQGMKKEERNKHAQEWLETVGLKGYEEQYPSQLSGGQQQRVGLARALCTNAEILLMDEAFSALDPLIRSEMQDQLIELQEKLHKTIVFITHDLDEALRLGDRIAILKDGDLVQTGTPDDILLNPADDYVEAFVKDVNRARALTVETVMQKPALRITAVTIEDALKQMKMKKQDYGYHVTDNEYQGLITKEGLTEAAEDDSVSDNIEPELYEDVPTVTPDLAIEEVLTDSMSSDYSLPVVDEEGHLKGELEREKVADIFAEKSKADTGS
- a CDS encoding YcjF family protein encodes the protein MFEKIKEFINPNENPDLTKAHEYQRQHLPTLWLLGKTGAGKSSLIQALTGESSAQIGNGFEPCTMHSSAYDYPKAQPVIRFLDSRGLGEAGYQPDDDIALLSKTSHALVVVMKLGEVEQSAVINALKQIRKQKRVKHLLLVHTAAQEYVHEERQRLIDHQKQLVMDTWGGEVSSIDVDFCGESGEIYHQQDLVNALTQLLPVVGLMMDEDEHANAEEQNFSQLEKEVLWYSGTASASDLIPAVGLVSVPAIQGKMLHSLANQYGVEWNKRAFSELVGALGSSVAVQYSVKLASRQIVKLIPGYGQTVGAITAAAMSFGTTYGLGRAACYYFYHKSKGEAVSVEQMQSIYRDALKKGKAASGYEKD
- a CDS encoding TAXI family TRAP transporter solute-binding subunit — its product is MKKISKGLVAALIAGAMSFTAMADNYTIGTGSQSGTYYPLGGTLAKIWGETLPDFNMRAEVTAGSVENSIKVATNKQLAGIAMGSVVLKAYNGTEPFPAKMDVAVVSALYPNVVHFMVPANSDIQSIQDLKGKKVSLGAPGSGTRTAAIGILAALGISEDDLKAQSLNYTATTSALANGQIDAGVIVGSLGVGAVTELTLTRDIRMLSFTSDELAKVSEAMPSFQPLEVPAEAYRKVPAFSTPVVWNVLVVNKNADTDLIYSMTKSMFENIEQVRQSIKVTSYTTLENMEKLAGVPLHPGAQKYLDEMK